A region of Ochrobactrum quorumnocens DNA encodes the following proteins:
- a CDS encoding TetR/AcrR family transcriptional regulator, with protein MVPRGRPRSFDRDAALEKVMKVFWAKGYECAQINDFTLAIGITPPSFYAAFGNKEQAFREAVDYYQRTIGAAPFDALEKSTTIQDGLRKWLELTADSAFACPAGGCMISVSSIQCRPENVPVKEFLQVVRHTNHERLSERLKRGILAGDLPAETDIVQMTEFYHMIQQSISFEARDGNSRGAVQKIIDMAMLAMPLRQAVPA; from the coding sequence ATGGTTCCGCGCGGGCGTCCACGCAGCTTTGATCGCGATGCTGCGCTGGAAAAAGTCATGAAAGTCTTCTGGGCGAAGGGCTATGAATGCGCTCAGATCAACGATTTCACGTTGGCAATCGGCATCACGCCGCCGAGCTTCTACGCCGCGTTTGGCAACAAGGAGCAGGCGTTTCGCGAAGCGGTCGACTATTATCAGCGCACCATCGGTGCTGCTCCATTTGACGCTCTCGAAAAATCCACAACCATACAGGACGGCCTGCGCAAATGGCTGGAACTCACCGCCGATAGTGCCTTTGCCTGCCCTGCAGGCGGCTGTATGATCAGCGTCAGCTCCATCCAGTGCAGACCGGAAAATGTGCCTGTTAAGGAGTTCCTTCAGGTCGTCCGCCACACCAATCATGAACGGCTTTCAGAGCGGCTGAAACGCGGCATTTTAGCAGGCGATCTGCCTGCCGAAACCGATATCGTGCAGATGACCGAATTCTATCATATGATCCAGCAGAGCATTTCGTTCGAAGCCCGCGACGGCAATTCGCGTGGCGCCGTTCAAAAGATTATCGATATGGCAATGCTCGCGATGCCTTTGCGTCAGGCCGTTCCTGCATGA
- a CDS encoding MFS transporter yields MNEVCDSALVAEEVVASPSEARAIPLVVYCLTLGVFALTTSELMISGMMPALQQAFGRSISDIGNLISLYALGMMIGGPLVTVLFLALKIENKRGLLFLLIFYAAAQSIAASTSNFHVMLIARVLTGMAAATSFGLMLAITAQLVAPELRGRASSLVFAGLMLCTVLGVPLATVITNSFGWRASFWTIVVVILFCALVIALKIEAKPNQDEVNLRSELNEMRKPRLWAAYATSALVIGASFSVYSYLSPITAKLAGFPEAQLPFLLAIYGAANIIGNYIVGRFADRHTIAAIFTGILVMLVAMVIFALFAEFKFATVLAIVMIGLTGIALNPAFIARVMRIAHPGALVNAMHASVINIGLGLGPWAGGLALESGYSLHAPLWVGAIMTLGGLLTLAPRALRRM; encoded by the coding sequence ATGAACGAAGTGTGTGATTCTGCCCTCGTGGCGGAAGAAGTTGTTGCGTCGCCAAGTGAGGCGCGGGCGATTCCACTGGTGGTCTATTGTTTGACGCTGGGCGTCTTTGCATTGACCACTTCCGAGCTGATGATTTCAGGAATGATGCCCGCACTTCAGCAAGCTTTCGGGCGTTCCATTTCTGATATTGGCAACCTCATCTCGCTTTACGCGCTGGGAATGATGATTGGTGGGCCGCTGGTAACTGTGCTGTTTCTGGCCCTGAAGATTGAGAACAAGCGTGGCCTGCTCTTCCTGCTTATTTTCTATGCGGCCGCACAAAGCATTGCTGCCTCGACCAGCAATTTCCACGTGATGCTTATCGCACGTGTTCTGACCGGCATGGCTGCGGCAACAAGTTTCGGTCTGATGCTCGCAATCACCGCACAATTGGTTGCGCCTGAACTGCGTGGCCGCGCTTCCTCGCTGGTCTTTGCGGGACTGATGCTCTGCACGGTTCTGGGCGTACCTCTGGCAACCGTGATCACCAACAGTTTTGGTTGGCGGGCAAGCTTCTGGACGATTGTTGTTGTCATCCTCTTCTGCGCCCTTGTTATTGCGCTCAAAATTGAGGCGAAACCGAACCAAGACGAGGTAAATCTGCGCTCCGAACTTAATGAAATGCGTAAGCCAAGGCTCTGGGCAGCCTATGCCACAAGCGCATTGGTGATTGGCGCATCGTTCTCGGTCTATAGTTATCTGTCGCCGATCACAGCGAAATTGGCGGGCTTTCCTGAAGCGCAGCTGCCGTTCCTGTTGGCCATTTACGGCGCTGCAAACATCATCGGCAACTACATCGTTGGTCGCTTTGCCGACCGTCATACGATTGCGGCTATTTTTACTGGCATTCTCGTCATGCTCGTAGCAATGGTGATTTTCGCGCTCTTTGCGGAATTCAAATTTGCAACGGTTCTTGCAATCGTCATGATTGGTCTGACCGGCATTGCGCTCAACCCGGCTTTCATAGCGCGTGTAATGCGGATTGCGCATCCGGGTGCACTGGTCAATGCGATGCATGCATCCGTTATCAATATCGGGCTGGGCCTTGGGCCTTGGGCGGGTGGTCTGGCGCTAGAGTCCGGTTATAGCCTGCACGCCCCACTCTGGGTGGGCGCAATCATGACGCTTGGAGGTCTGCTTACCCTTGCACCCCGCGCTTTGCGTCGAATGTAA
- a CDS encoding YiiG family protein, protein MKRFSPRAILFTLLAVILPVAAFAQSAEEADPNAAIDKMNAYVSLLNRTIRASESLDRYDSWVDMKKGPTGKERNVYGLYSLYDVRSEIEAAEAAITAEPKLPALDEAMVSYIAIYQKLAPVIEKASKYYDRKDYKSDKYAGAKEFHKQIAEYAPEFTKERKRVDALLSEEKSKVDLAELDALEKAEGKKASWHVRNVMIRANALVELLPENEKPIVDMEAFGKAMDSYATAVREMDDYATEHPNSFHVFESRPASLLGKLRDFQEKLEKTKGDARKGGAASDLQWIVNDYNTMVSTSQSATMFSKD, encoded by the coding sequence ATGAAACGCTTCTCGCCTCGTGCGATCCTGTTCACACTTCTGGCAGTCATTTTGCCAGTAGCAGCCTTTGCGCAATCTGCTGAAGAGGCTGATCCGAATGCTGCGATTGACAAGATGAACGCCTATGTTTCGCTTCTTAACCGAACCATTCGCGCCTCGGAATCGCTTGACCGCTACGACAGCTGGGTCGACATGAAGAAGGGCCCAACCGGCAAGGAACGCAACGTTTACGGTCTTTACTCGCTCTATGATGTACGCAGCGAGATCGAAGCGGCTGAAGCAGCCATCACGGCAGAGCCTAAATTGCCTGCTCTCGATGAGGCAATGGTGAGCTATATTGCGATCTATCAGAAGCTTGCACCCGTGATCGAGAAGGCCAGCAAGTATTACGACCGCAAGGACTACAAGTCCGACAAATATGCCGGTGCCAAGGAATTCCACAAGCAGATCGCAGAATATGCGCCGGAATTTACCAAGGAGCGCAAGCGTGTCGATGCATTGCTGAGCGAAGAAAAGAGCAAGGTCGATCTGGCCGAGCTTGATGCGCTTGAAAAGGCAGAGGGCAAAAAAGCCAGCTGGCATGTCCGCAATGTCATGATCCGCGCCAATGCTCTCGTCGAGTTGCTGCCTGAAAATGAGAAGCCGATTGTCGATATGGAGGCTTTCGGCAAAGCCATGGATTCCTATGCAACCGCTGTCCGTGAAATGGACGACTATGCGACAGAACATCCAAACTCATTCCACGTCTTTGAATCCCGCCCGGCAAGCCTGCTGGGCAAGCTGCGCGATTTCCAGGAAAAGCTGGAGAAGACAAAAGGTGACGCACGCAAAGGCGGCGCCGCTTCCGATCTGCAGTGGATCGTGAATGATTACAACACGATGGTTTCGACATCACAGAGCGCGACGATGTTCTCAAAGGATTAA